The following are encoded together in the Glycine max cultivar Williams 82 chromosome 8, Glycine_max_v4.0, whole genome shotgun sequence genome:
- the LOC100790315 gene encoding small nuclear ribonucleoprotein SmD3b — protein MSRSLGIPVKLLHEASGHVVTVELKSGELYRGSMIECEDNWNCQLESITYTAKDGKTSQLEHVFIRGSKVRFMVIPDMLKNAPMFKRLDARIKGKGASLGVGRGRAVAMRAKAQAAGRGAAPGRGVPPVRR, from the exons ATGAGCAGGAGTTTGGGAATTCCGGTGAAGCTGCTCCACGAGGCTTCGGGGCACGTGGTGACGGTGGAGCTCAAGAGCGGAGAACTCTACAGAGGAAGCATGATCGAGTGCGAGGACAACTGGAACTGTCAACTCGAGAGCATCACCTACACTGCCAAG GATGGCAAAACATCGCAACTTGAGCATGTGTTTATTCGAGGCAGCAAAGTCAG GTTTATGGTCATCCCTGACATGCTGAAGAATGCTCCTATGTTTAAGCGTTTGGATGCAAGAATCAAG GGTAAGGGTGCATCACTTGGTGTTGGTAGGGGCAGAGCAGTTGCAATGCGAGCAAAG GCTCAAGCTGCTGGGCGTGGAGCTGCGCCTGGAAGGGGTGTACCACCAGTGCGGAGGTGA
- the LOC100527566 gene encoding uncharacterized protein LOC100527566, protein MAKKRKSVATRLDEVDRTMYSTFCSTANSLSHLYTHAMNQQKLSFQAGERHALEKLYQWILRQQQEGSRVATIDIVTHLQNELEYGGEEAPVSPRQPMHQQNSQTAMHNTNFGASIPSNAFGATVAGQGIRAGQPDQQPKNSVFSNALSSPIRRSLQPYHLAQGSFPSCNIMSSGNGTRNSDMTYPNGQNRDTNSSNSSDCMDMHSDSPGHDFSY, encoded by the exons ATGGCGAAGAAGCGAAAGTCGGTGGCAACGCGCCTTGACGAAGTGGATCGAACGATGTACTCCACTTTCTGCAGCACCGCCAACTCCCTCTCTCATCTCTACACCCACGCCATGAACCAACAAAAACTCTCATTTCAGGCCGGTGAACGACACGCTCTT GAGAAATTGTATCAATGGATTCTCAGGCAACAGCAAGAAGGATCTAGGGTGGCCACCATTGATATTGTTACCCATTTGcag AATGAGCTTGAATATGGAGGAGAGGAGGCACCAGTGTCCCCAAGGCAGCCAATGCATCAACAGAATTCCCAGACTGCAATGCACAACACTAACTTTGGTGCGTCCATACCCTCTAATGCATTTGGAGCAACTGTGGCAGGACAGGGGATACGTGCTGGACAACCTGATCAACAACCAAAGAACTCAGTGTTCTCAAATGCACTCTCTAGTCCTATTCGACGCAGCCTTCAGCCATATCATTTGGCACAGGGGAGCTTTCCTTCATGTAATATCATGTCTTCAGGAAATGGAACCCGGAATAGTGACATGACTTATCCTAATGGCCAGAACAGGGACACAAATTCTTCCAACTCCAGTGATTGCATGGATATGCATTCAGATAGTCCTGGTCATGATTTTTCATACTGA